In one Butyrivibrio proteoclasticus B316 genomic region, the following are encoded:
- a CDS encoding DUF5672 family protein produces MEARAKKKLPDVTLVAMTSVDIYETLKAMEYSMREIEFGDAVIVTHKKPLFMPKGIRYSHTDKLDNIDKFNYKMTYELGEHIRTNYALIVHADGFVIHPENWRDEFLEYDYIGSPWPLPTNEYAYRDSRGEICRVGNSVSIRSKRLMDYPKTHDLPWEKGFDDFYNEDIFLCCMHKNEMEDDGLRWAPIEKAVLFGREHPLPENKGIEPFVFHKWWGENENYPRFYSPVKRFKNAVRPLLFWRRTRKWKEEHNVQ; encoded by the coding sequence ATGGAAGCTAGGGCTAAGAAGAAGCTGCCTGACGTGACGCTGGTGGCTATGACCAGTGTGGATATATATGAGACTTTAAAAGCTATGGAATATAGCATGAGGGAAATAGAGTTTGGTGATGCTGTTATAGTAACACATAAGAAACCTCTTTTCATGCCCAAGGGTATTAGATACAGCCATACTGATAAACTTGATAATATTGATAAATTTAATTATAAAATGACCTATGAATTGGGTGAGCATATTCGAACCAATTATGCGCTAATAGTGCATGCGGATGGATTTGTAATACACCCCGAGAATTGGCGAGATGAATTTCTTGAATATGATTATATTGGTTCACCATGGCCACTTCCAACCAATGAATATGCCTACAGAGACAGTAGGGGCGAAATATGCAGAGTTGGTAATTCTGTTTCCATAAGATCCAAGCGTCTGATGGATTATCCCAAAACTCATGATCTTCCATGGGAAAAGGGCTTTGATGATTTTTATAATGAAGACATTTTCCTGTGCTGCATGCATAAAAATGAAATGGAAGATGATGGACTAAGGTGGGCTCCGATAGAAAAGGCAGTACTGTTTGGGAGAGAGCATCCACTTCCTGAGAATAAAGGAATAGAGCCATTTGTGTTTCATAAATGGTGGGGAGAAAATGAAAACTATCCAAGGTTCTATAGTCCTGTCAAAAGATTTAAGAATGCTGTGAGACCACTTCTTTTCTGGCGTAGAACTCGCAAATGGAAAGAGGAGCATAACGTTCAATGA
- a CDS encoding ABC transporter ATP-binding protein: protein MSNNKNTEKVSLLGKIGYIFDKKQKGQLVLLAVLILIGGVFETLGVSVMVPVVSTIIVPKTLHDFIDRHEQVSNLINILGLDSDMKIACVLLITMIALFVVKNTYMLFLIYKQNTFVARARNDMISRVMREFLNRPYEDYLGADIPTVFRITDSDIPRVFSLVLALLSLLTELVVSTFLGVVLMLVNWQMTLLMIVVLLVMTFISVKGLKPRLNDIGRRNQETQSRIARWRLQAIYGLKDVKVLNRQDFYIRNYYESGKVGANIARDYAVLNSVPRLMIETVFMASVMLFILVYILRGGDVGLLIPQLTAFGLAAMRIMPSANRINTYITEVAYNQYSLDYLYENLTESMKSDKAMRAERAAIAGPALHLEDKIELKDITFAYPDSDKNIFTKANMVIPKGKSVGIMGPSGAGKSTVVDILLGLLHVQSGEILCDGSSIFSNYDSWLSQIGYIPQSIYLVDETIRENIALGMDADAIDENRIWEVMEEAQLADFVRSLPDGLDTTIGDRGVRLSGGQRQRIGIARALYHNPEILVFDEATSALDNETEAAVMEAINGFHGKKTMVIIAHRLNTIADCDIIYEVSDEQVRETTLKGKTIIQG, encoded by the coding sequence ATGAGCAACAATAAAAACACTGAGAAGGTTTCTCTTCTCGGGAAGATAGGCTATATATTTGATAAAAAACAAAAGGGACAGCTGGTTTTACTGGCTGTCCTTATACTGATTGGAGGCGTATTTGAAACACTTGGTGTATCGGTGATGGTCCCTGTCGTTTCAACTATCATAGTCCCCAAAACTCTGCATGATTTTATTGACAGACATGAACAGGTAAGCAATTTGATAAATATTCTTGGCCTTGATAGTGACATGAAGATAGCCTGTGTGCTTCTGATAACAATGATAGCTCTTTTTGTAGTCAAGAATACTTATATGCTCTTTTTGATATACAAACAGAATACTTTTGTGGCAAGAGCCAGAAACGATATGATAAGCCGTGTCATGAGAGAATTCTTGAACAGACCTTACGAAGATTATCTTGGCGCGGATATTCCTACTGTATTTAGAATTACAGACAGTGATATTCCAAGAGTTTTTTCACTTGTACTTGCTCTTCTTTCTCTTTTAACAGAGCTTGTAGTTTCAACATTCCTTGGAGTGGTCCTTATGCTTGTTAACTGGCAGATGACACTGCTTATGATAGTAGTTCTTTTGGTGATGACATTTATCAGTGTCAAGGGACTTAAGCCAAGGCTTAACGATATTGGAAGACGTAATCAGGAGACTCAGTCAAGGATTGCCAGATGGAGACTTCAGGCTATTTATGGCCTTAAGGATGTCAAGGTACTTAACAGACAGGATTTTTACATTCGTAATTACTATGAATCAGGTAAGGTTGGCGCCAACATTGCCAGAGATTATGCGGTACTTAATAGTGTGCCAAGGCTAATGATCGAGACAGTATTTATGGCATCGGTTATGCTGTTTATCCTGGTCTATATATTAAGAGGTGGTGATGTAGGGCTACTTATTCCACAGCTTACCGCCTTTGGTCTTGCTGCTATGAGGATCATGCCTTCTGCAAACCGAATTAATACTTATATTACAGAAGTTGCCTATAATCAGTATTCATTGGATTATCTTTATGAGAATCTTACCGAGTCAATGAAGAGTGATAAGGCTATGAGAGCAGAGAGGGCAGCTATTGCAGGCCCAGCCCTTCATCTTGAAGATAAGATTGAACTTAAGGATATCACTTTTGCTTATCCTGATTCAGATAAGAATATCTTTACTAAGGCGAACATGGTAATTCCTAAGGGAAAGTCTGTTGGAATCATGGGACCATCAGGTGCAGGAAAGTCTACAGTAGTAGATATTCTGTTAGGACTGTTGCATGTTCAGTCCGGTGAGATTTTGTGTGATGGTTCTAGTATTTTCAGCAACTATGACTCCTGGCTTTCACAGATTGGATACATTCCACAGTCAATTTATCTGGTTGACGAGACTATCAGAGAGAATATTGCTCTTGGTATGGATGCAGATGCGATTGATGAGAATAGAATCTGGGAAGTAATGGAAGAAGCCCAGCTTGCAGATTTTGTAAGGTCTCTTCCAGACGGCCTTGATACAACGATCGGAGACAGAGGAGTAAGGCTTTCAGGTGGGCAGAGACAGCGTATTGGTATTGCCAGAGCTCTTTATCATAATCCTGAGATACTTGTCTTTGATGAGGCTACAAGTGCACTCGATAATGAAACCGAAGCGGCAGTTATGGAGGCAATCAACGGATTCCATGGTAAGAAGACTATGGTAATCATTGCTCACAGACTTAACACTATTGCTGACTGTGATATTATCTATGAAGTTAGTGATGAGCAGGTGAGAGAGACAACGCTTAAGGGCAAAACAATTATTCAGGGATGA
- a CDS encoding O-fucosyltransferase family protein: protein MIGTEFEHGFGLGNQLFWYVSMRAVAEEKGFEFGIINPKGLANNMHSDTGMYFMDIDLGKEIKAEDKDKFKIFEDNDNRLYLGNSVHDMTHGAYISGVDPEFENIQDNTLMYGNLQAEAYFQKYKDKLKDWLKIKPEYDSHEYTRDNLCIIHLRCGDYSNSPELWLDRSYWVHGIRQMRKIRPDMEFLAVTDDVEAAYKILPEVRAVRNDIGKDYVTIKNARYLLLSNSSFAVFPALTSDELKYAIAPKYWARHNVSDGYWASEQNIYSCFHYMDKKGRIFTPEECKAELEEYKRTSATYRRINVKPGTIRKCMQNIRAKYLYSVYMGKKIWRSLERRTGLIKVFRA from the coding sequence ATGATAGGAACAGAGTTTGAACATGGCTTTGGACTAGGAAATCAGCTTTTTTGGTACGTATCAATGAGAGCTGTAGCTGAGGAAAAAGGATTTGAGTTTGGTATTATCAATCCAAAAGGACTTGCCAACAATATGCATTCAGATACAGGAATGTATTTTATGGATATTGACCTCGGTAAAGAGATAAAAGCGGAAGATAAGGATAAGTTCAAGATTTTTGAGGATAACGACAACAGATTGTATCTTGGCAATTCTGTCCATGATATGACACACGGTGCCTATATCAGTGGCGTTGATCCTGAGTTTGAGAATATACAGGATAATACTCTGATGTACGGTAATCTTCAGGCAGAGGCTTATTTCCAAAAATATAAGGATAAGCTTAAAGACTGGCTTAAGATCAAACCGGAGTATGATTCACATGAATATACCAGGGATAATCTGTGCATCATACATTTAAGGTGCGGAGATTATTCTAATTCACCGGAGTTATGGCTTGATCGCAGTTACTGGGTACATGGGATCAGACAGATGCGTAAAATAAGACCGGATATGGAATTTCTGGCTGTTACAGATGATGTTGAGGCGGCATATAAGATATTGCCTGAAGTTAGGGCTGTGAGAAATGATATTGGTAAAGACTATGTTACAATCAAGAACGCCAGATATCTTCTTTTGTCTAATTCATCATTTGCTGTTTTTCCAGCACTTACAAGTGATGAACTTAAATATGCAATAGCGCCTAAGTATTGGGCCAGACATAACGTTTCAGACGGCTATTGGGCTTCTGAACAGAATATTTATAGTTGTTTTCATTACATGGATAAAAAAGGCAGAATATTTACTCCTGAGGAATGTAAGGCAGAACTGGAGGAATATAAGAGAACATCAGCTACTTATCGCAGGATAAATGTTAAGCCGGGGACTATTAGAAAGTGTATGCAGAACATACGGGCCAAGTATTTATACTCAGTATATATGGGCAAAAAAATCTGGCGAAGTCTGGAGCGCAGAACCGGGCTGATAAAGGTATTTAGAGCGTAA
- a CDS encoding alpha-1,2-fucosyltransferase produces the protein MIIIQLKGGMGNQMFQYALYRQLKKLGREVKIDDETGFVDDELRIPVLQRFGISYDKATREEIVKLTDSKMDIFSRIRRKLTGRKTFRIDEESGIFDPRILEVEDAYLVGYWQSDKYFANEEVEKEIREAFEKRPQEVMQDSVSWTILQQIECCESVSLHIRRTDYIDEEHIHIHNICTEKYYKSAIDEVRNQYPSAVFFIFTDDKDWCRQHFRGPNFFVVDLDEDTNTDIAEMTLMSRCKHHILANSSFSWWAAWLNDNPGKIVIAPSKWINNRKMDDIYTARMKKIAI, from the coding sequence ATGATAATAATTCAGTTGAAGGGCGGAATGGGCAATCAAATGTTCCAGTACGCTCTATACAGGCAGCTCAAAAAGCTTGGCCGTGAAGTTAAGATCGATGACGAAACGGGATTTGTGGATGATGAACTTCGAATTCCTGTTTTACAGAGATTTGGAATAAGCTATGATAAGGCCACCAGAGAAGAGATTGTTAAGCTGACTGATTCCAAGATGGATATTTTCAGCAGGATCAGGAGAAAGCTTACAGGTAGGAAGACTTTCAGAATTGATGAGGAGTCAGGAATCTTTGACCCCAGGATTCTTGAGGTTGAGGATGCTTATCTTGTTGGCTATTGGCAGAGTGACAAGTATTTTGCAAATGAAGAGGTTGAGAAAGAGATAAGAGAAGCTTTTGAGAAAAGACCTCAGGAAGTTATGCAGGATAGTGTCAGCTGGACTATTTTACAGCAGATTGAATGTTGTGAGTCTGTAAGCCTGCATATCAGACGAACAGACTACATTGATGAGGAACATATTCATATTCACAATATCTGTACTGAGAAGTATTACAAGTCAGCAATTGACGAAGTGAGAAATCAGTATCCAAGTGCTGTGTTCTTTATTTTTACTGATGATAAGGACTGGTGCAGACAGCATTTCAGGGGACCGAATTTCTTTGTGGTCGATCTGGATGAGGATACCAACACAGATATAGCTGAAATGACTCTTATGAGCAGGTGCAAACACCATATACTGGCTAACAGTTCTTTTAGCTGGTGGGCAGCATGGCTTAATGATAATCCAGGCAAGATAGTTATCGCCCCTTCAAAGTGGATCAATAACAGGAAGATGGATGATATCTATACTGCCAGAATGAAAAAAATAGCTATATAG
- a CDS encoding MBOAT family O-acyltransferase: MQFNSYIFILLFLPLAIIGYYGLNALGKEKLAKVYLLVMSLWFYDYFNVIYLVIICASIAVNYLLSKGMSLLDGNRRKITLLFGIIFNVGLIFYFKYKNFFISNINEAFGTGFHLQKVILPLGISFFTFQQIAYIVDSYKGETKDYGFIEYALFVTFFPQLVEGPIVLHSEIIPQFRDKSKWKVDYDNLSKGFMMFARGLTKKVLIADAFGVAVEWGFSVASSTPLGEGALTIWEIIIVMLSYTFQIYFDFSGYSDMAIGLGLMFNIVLPANFNSPYKALSIIDFWKRWHMSLTRFLTKYIYIPLGGNRKGVWRTYLNIMIVFLVSGIWHGANWTFILWGLIHGAFQCINRAGKGIYTKCIGFAERLPVAKVWISLIQVVQWVVTFIIINVAWLLFRADSVGQFTQIMSRLTVHNYSIRTELLESFRIPKIRYLFALLGQNPSEMFTLGLSTVVVMMTALFIVLILPNNGQCQYKKSKLNLVCTFIMMIICMISLSKVSTFLYFNF, from the coding sequence ATGCAGTTTAATTCATATATTTTCATATTGCTTTTTCTGCCGCTTGCAATCATCGGTTATTATGGCCTTAATGCCTTGGGAAAAGAGAAACTTGCAAAAGTATATCTTCTTGTGATGTCTTTGTGGTTTTATGACTACTTCAATGTGATCTATTTAGTGATCATATGTGCCAGCATCGCAGTGAATTACCTCCTCTCAAAGGGCATGAGTTTATTAGATGGTAATCGCAGAAAAATAACGTTACTATTTGGGATTATTTTCAACGTTGGACTAATTTTTTACTTTAAATACAAGAACTTTTTTATTTCCAATATCAATGAAGCATTTGGAACAGGATTCCATTTGCAAAAGGTGATCCTGCCACTGGGAATAAGCTTTTTTACTTTTCAACAGATTGCCTATATTGTGGATTCGTATAAGGGAGAGACCAAAGACTACGGATTCATTGAATATGCACTTTTTGTGACATTTTTTCCTCAGTTGGTGGAAGGACCTATCGTGCTCCACTCGGAGATTATTCCGCAATTTAGAGATAAGAGTAAATGGAAAGTGGATTATGATAACCTCTCTAAGGGCTTTATGATGTTTGCCAGAGGACTTACCAAAAAAGTTCTCATAGCAGATGCCTTTGGAGTTGCTGTTGAATGGGGATTTTCAGTGGCCTCTTCTACTCCTTTGGGAGAGGGAGCACTTACCATCTGGGAAATCATAATAGTAATGCTCTCATATACTTTCCAGATTTACTTTGATTTTTCGGGATACAGTGATATGGCTATAGGCCTGGGCCTCATGTTTAACATTGTACTTCCGGCAAATTTCAATTCTCCCTACAAGGCACTTTCTATAATTGACTTCTGGAAACGGTGGCATATGTCACTTACAAGGTTTCTTACGAAGTATATATATATTCCTCTCGGAGGAAACAGAAAAGGTGTTTGGAGAACTTATCTCAATATAATGATCGTTTTCCTTGTGAGTGGTATATGGCATGGGGCAAACTGGACATTTATATTATGGGGACTTATACACGGAGCATTTCAGTGCATAAACAGAGCTGGAAAGGGTATATATACAAAGTGCATTGGCTTTGCAGAAAGACTCCCCGTGGCAAAGGTGTGGATAAGTCTGATCCAGGTAGTTCAGTGGGTTGTTACATTTATAATTATTAATGTGGCGTGGCTTTTATTTAGAGCTGACAGTGTAGGACAATTCACTCAGATAATGAGTAGACTTACTGTCCACAATTACAGTATCAGAACAGAACTGCTTGAGAGCTTTAGGATACCTAAGATCAGATATTTATTTGCACTTTTAGGTCAGAATCCTTCTGAGATGTTTACACTTGGCTTATCTACTGTGGTAGTTATGATGACAGCCCTTTTTATAGTGCTGATCCTTCCAAACAATGGTCAGTGTCAGTACAAAAAAAGCAAACTTAATCTTGTATGTACTTTTATAATGATGATAATCTGCATGATATCTCTTAGCAAAGTATCTACATTCCTATACTTTAACTTCTGA
- the asnB gene encoding asparagine synthase (glutamine-hydrolyzing): MRFDEDNMCGIAGLLKFKGDTKRNIRKMNERMVHRGPDDEGIYISEDGKVALGHRRLSIVDLSKMGAQPFVSGSGKSIMVYNGEIYNHQEIRDKLLKEGAVTKFRSTSDTEVLIEAIEYYGIEKALTMCKGMFGIAVYDTEKKTITLARDRVGEKPLYYGTVAGSFAFASDLGCLRVVDGFDNKINTQVLTIYFTEGYIPAPYSIYEGIYKLEAGTYMTVDVETFKTDVHTYWSMKEAARRGQSNIFTGSRQEAALELERLLRASIKDQMVADVPVGAFLSAGIDSSTIVSLMQDLAPGKVKSFTIGMDDPAYNEATYAKEIAAHLGTEHTELYISDKDAKAVVPKLATMFSEPFADSSQIPTYLVSKMTREHVTVSLSGDAGDELFCGYTSYGSIDRIWGKMKGFPYFIRKPVSSLVLHSPLVNKDIYRIKGTLLGAKGPCEIHKLEHETDPIIYSIALDKRTLPYKLTELPEDFLTEPNHECMLADMLLYHPDDILVKVDRTAMAVSLETRVPMLDKDVVEFAWSLPLEYLREGSVGKMVLRDVLYKYVPREMMERPKKGFAIPIDKWLLEPELREWAEGLLDKDKVRSQGILDPDVVEKIWRDYTDRGIYRIQIWYILMFQQWYEEEYRQ, from the coding sequence ATGAGATTTGACGAGGATAATATGTGCGGAATTGCAGGTCTGTTAAAATTTAAAGGTGATACCAAAAGAAACATTCGCAAGATGAATGAGAGGATGGTCCACAGAGGACCGGATGATGAAGGCATCTATATAAGTGAAGATGGTAAAGTGGCGCTTGGACACAGGCGCCTTTCTATCGTTGACCTATCCAAGATGGGAGCTCAGCCTTTTGTATCAGGAAGTGGCAAGAGCATCATGGTTTATAACGGAGAAATCTATAACCATCAGGAGATTAGAGATAAACTCTTAAAAGAGGGTGCCGTTACTAAATTCAGGAGTACTTCAGATACAGAAGTACTTATTGAAGCCATTGAATATTATGGAATTGAAAAGGCTCTTACCATGTGTAAGGGTATGTTTGGAATTGCAGTTTATGATACTGAGAAAAAAACAATTACTCTTGCAAGAGACAGAGTAGGTGAAAAGCCTTTATATTATGGCACTGTTGCAGGATCCTTTGCCTTTGCTTCTGACCTTGGATGCCTGAGAGTGGTCGACGGCTTTGATAACAAGATCAATACTCAGGTACTTACGATATATTTTACTGAAGGATATATTCCTGCGCCCTATTCTATTTACGAGGGCATTTACAAGCTGGAAGCAGGAACTTATATGACTGTGGATGTTGAGACATTTAAGACAGATGTTCACACCTATTGGTCGATGAAAGAAGCTGCAAGAAGGGGACAGAGTAATATCTTTACAGGAAGTAGGCAGGAAGCTGCGCTTGAGCTTGAGAGGCTTTTAAGAGCTTCTATCAAAGATCAGATGGTCGCTGATGTTCCGGTAGGAGCCTTTCTTTCGGCAGGAATAGACTCAAGTACTATAGTATCTCTTATGCAGGATCTTGCTCCGGGCAAGGTTAAGTCTTTTACCATTGGAATGGATGATCCTGCTTACAATGAAGCTACCTATGCTAAAGAAATAGCCGCTCATTTAGGAACTGAACATACTGAGTTATACATATCTGACAAGGATGCCAAGGCAGTTGTACCTAAGCTTGCAACTATGTTTTCAGAGCCGTTTGCGGATTCATCACAGATACCAACATACCTTGTAAGTAAGATGACAAGAGAGCATGTTACTGTCTCTCTTTCGGGTGATGCCGGAGATGAGCTCTTTTGCGGATATACATCCTATGGATCAATAGACAGAATCTGGGGTAAAATGAAGGGATTCCCATATTTTATCAGAAAACCTGTCAGCAGCCTGGTTCTTCACAGCCCTTTAGTTAATAAGGATATATACAGGATCAAGGGAACACTTCTTGGAGCAAAGGGACCGTGCGAGATCCATAAACTTGAACATGAAACTGATCCGATAATATACAGTATTGCTCTGGATAAGAGAACACTTCCATATAAGCTGACAGAGCTTCCGGAGGACTTTCTCACTGAGCCTAATCATGAATGCATGCTTGCAGATATGCTCCTGTATCATCCGGACGATATCCTGGTTAAGGTTGACAGGACAGCTATGGCTGTGTCGCTTGAAACAAGGGTTCCAATGCTTGATAAGGATGTTGTTGAGTTTGCCTGGAGCCTGCCTTTAGAGTATCTTAGAGAAGGCAGCGTTGGTAAAATGGTTTTGAGGGATGTGCTATACAAGTATGTTCCAAGGGAAATGATGGAAAGGCCGAAGAAAGGCTTTGCCATTCCTATTGATAAATGGCTTTTAGAGCCGGAGCTCAGAGAATGGGCGGAAGGACTTCTTGATAAAGATAAGGTCAGGTCACAGGGAATACTTGATCCTGACGTTGTTGAGAAGATTTGGAGAGATTACACCGACAGAGGTATTTATAGGATACAGATTTGGTATATTCTTATGTTCCAGCAGTGGTATGAGGAAGAATACAGACAATGA
- a CDS encoding glycosyltransferase family 17 protein — protein MVIDCVPFFNEVDILKMRLNILNPYVDKFIIEEATTTFSGEPKELCFDKYKAEFKEFLDKIIYVVVSEDREFSMTHERDYFQKNHLMEGLKKVGAGEDDIIIFGDVDEIPNPEVLEKIINGFDKTKVYHLAQRNFYAFLNMEEKSGELMSITGDFPEIPRCDRKWLGTKITGLNNIPSEGIVRLRDLVPVTDARSVRVDNGGWHFGYMGGKGETNPVKRIGVKVKAAAHQEYNDREILAETMDRLILGQDIFGRNARFERVEIDDSYPEFLRSHFEEYGYLVMPKITAISRAYHKLDITLGRFCRKAYHKILRTIRK, from the coding sequence ATGGTAATTGATTGCGTACCTTTTTTTAATGAGGTAGATATTTTAAAGATGCGCCTCAACATATTAAATCCATATGTGGATAAGTTCATTATTGAGGAAGCAACGACAACTTTTTCCGGAGAGCCAAAAGAGCTCTGTTTTGATAAGTACAAAGCAGAGTTTAAAGAATTTCTTGATAAGATAATTTACGTAGTAGTTTCAGAGGACAGAGAGTTTTCAATGACCCATGAGAGAGACTATTTCCAAAAGAATCATCTCATGGAAGGGCTAAAAAAAGTTGGTGCAGGTGAAGATGACATCATCATTTTTGGTGACGTTGATGAAATTCCTAATCCGGAAGTACTTGAGAAGATTATAAACGGTTTTGATAAAACTAAGGTTTACCATCTTGCTCAGCGTAATTTTTATGCCTTTTTGAACATGGAAGAAAAGTCCGGAGAACTAATGTCTATAACAGGTGATTTTCCGGAAATCCCAAGATGCGACAGAAAATGGCTTGGTACGAAAATCACTGGCCTTAATAATATTCCATCAGAAGGAATAGTAAGGCTAAGGGACCTGGTCCCTGTAACTGATGCCCGGTCTGTTCGGGTGGATAATGGAGGCTGGCACTTTGGCTATATGGGTGGAAAGGGAGAGACAAACCCTGTTAAGCGTATCGGGGTTAAGGTCAAGGCTGCCGCTCATCAGGAGTATAATGACAGAGAAATCCTAGCTGAAACTATGGACAGACTAATTCTTGGACAGGACATATTTGGCAGAAATGCCAGATTTGAGAGAGTTGAGATTGATGATTCATATCCAGAATTTTTGAGAAGTCATTTTGAAGAATATGGATATCTGGTAATGCCGAAAATAACAGCAATTTCAAGAGCTTACCACAAGTTGGATATTACGTTGGGAAGATTCTGCCGTAAGGCATATCACAAGATACTGAGGACAATAAGGAAATAA
- a CDS encoding glycosyltransferase family A protein, with amino-acid sequence MTFSIIIPVHNAEKYIDGAMKPLISAYEKGYQLEVILVENGSSDESAGSCDHYADRYDYVKSYHYGPIGAFRARLEGIKLAGGDYLVFCDSDDEVATDMFDVLSNSISSYQKRGFEPDIVVYNAADSIYREEKLFSFPFDENKVYSADEKQVFYDVMSSSDALNAMWNKAIRKGFARRTDCFEGLRLNHGEDLLQTAEFIDKADTIVFINRILYYYNQNSLGLTSAFHRQYMEDQICAWEQFDKYIRKWQCIDNQYTDIVDKRKTLTCAIAVSNLIYSSIPFGKKAEYLREMIKMPFYEKYATMALPDWAPEGEVFVYDLMNRDNPFWALMLSAGKFGIKRFVKRLLGWKEDINNGN; translated from the coding sequence ATGACATTTTCTATTATTATTCCGGTACACAATGCTGAAAAGTATATAGACGGTGCTATGAAGCCACTTATTTCTGCATATGAAAAGGGATACCAACTGGAAGTCATTCTTGTTGAGAATGGCTCAAGTGATGAAAGCGCAGGTAGCTGCGATCATTATGCAGACAGATATGATTATGTTAAGAGTTATCATTATGGTCCGATAGGAGCGTTTAGGGCAAGACTTGAAGGAATTAAGCTTGCAGGCGGTGACTATCTTGTCTTTTGCGATTCTGATGATGAAGTAGCTACGGACATGTTTGATGTTTTGTCTAACAGCATTTCATCGTATCAAAAAAGAGGCTTCGAGCCGGATATAGTTGTTTATAATGCTGCAGATAGCATATACAGAGAAGAGAAACTTTTTTCATTCCCTTTTGATGAAAATAAAGTATATTCAGCAGATGAAAAACAGGTGTTTTACGATGTGATGAGTTCATCTGATGCGCTTAATGCAATGTGGAACAAAGCTATCAGAAAGGGTTTTGCCAGAAGGACTGATTGCTTTGAAGGACTCAGGCTTAATCACGGAGAGGACTTGTTACAGACTGCTGAATTTATAGATAAGGCAGATACGATAGTATTCATTAACAGGATATTATATTATTACAATCAGAATTCGCTTGGATTGACAAGTGCTTTTCATAGACAATATATGGAAGACCAGATTTGCGCCTGGGAACAGTTTGATAAGTATATTCGAAAATGGCAATGCATAGACAACCAATATACAGATATTGTGGATAAAAGAAAAACTTTGACCTGTGCAATTGCTGTCAGTAATCTTATATATTCCAGCATTCCTTTTGGCAAAAAGGCTGAGTATCTTAGAGAAATGATTAAAATGCCTTTTTACGAAAAATATGCCACAATGGCTCTGCCTGACTGGGCACCTGAAGGAGAAGTGTTTGTCTATGATCTGATGAACAGGGATAACCCGTTTTGGGCGCTTATGCTTTCAGCAGGCAAGTTCGGGATCAAACGCTTTGTTAAACGGTTACTTGGTTGGAAAGAGGACATAAATAATGGTAATTGA